A single genomic interval of Saccharomyces eubayanus strain FM1318 chromosome IV, whole genome shotgun sequence harbors:
- the MRPL27 gene encoding mitochondrial 54S ribosomal protein mL41, protein MKSSPIVQFSKTSFNALTRPWKKYRDGELFYGLSKVGNKRVPLTTKQGNKTMYKGTRSSGIGRHTKFGGYMINWKKVRTYVTPDIVNFELKPYVNANVPPLKHDFKGFSRGPLDPELQLLKLKEFITNGKVQSQGATDTSCYKERG, encoded by the coding sequence ATGAAAAGCTCACCTATTGTACAATTCAGTAAGACCTCCTTTAACGCTCTTACCAGACCTTGGAAGAAATACAGAGATGGTGAATTGTTTTATGGACTATCCAAAGTCGGAAATAAAAGAGTACCGCTGACCACCAAACAAGGTAATAAGACAATGTATAAGGGGACCAGGTCGTCAGGGATTGGTAGACATACAAAATTCGGTGGTTATATGATAAACTGGAAGAAAGTCAGAACCTACGTAACCCCAGATATAGTCAATTTTGAGTTGAAGCCCTATGTTAATGCTAATGTTCCACCTTTGAAGCACGACTTCAAAGGGTTCAGTCGTGGTCCCTTGGATCCTGAATTACAACTGTTAAAGCTAAAGGAGTTTATtacaaatggaaaagtaCAAAGTCAAGGAGCCACAGACACTTCATGCTATAAGGAGCGTGGTTAA